One region of Yersinia bercovieri ATCC 43970 genomic DNA includes:
- the argD gene encoding bifunctional acetylornithine/succinyldiaminopimelate transaminase, which produces MSDKLTVNRSTFDQVILPVYAPAQFIPVKGKGSRVWDQQGTEYIDFAGGIAVTALGHCHPALVAALHQQGETLWHTSNVFTNEPALRLAQKLIAATFADRVFFANSGGEANEAAFKLARHYAIERHSPYKTKIIAFHNAFHGRTLFTVSVGGQPKYSDGFGPKPADIIHVPFNDLAAVKAVMDDHTCAVVLEPIQGEGGITAATPEFLQGVRELCTQHKALLVFDEVQSGMGRSGKLFTYMHYGVTPDILTTAKALGGGFPISAMLTTEEIASVMAVGTHGTTYGGNPLACAVAEAALDVINTPEVLEGIEQRHGLFVQALEVINRKYSVFSDIRGMGLLIGAELAPQYRGRAREFLTAAAANGLMILNAGPDVLRLAPSLVIELDDIQQGVARLESAIASLVNES; this is translated from the coding sequence ATGTCAGATAAACTAACAGTTAATCGCAGTACATTCGATCAGGTTATTTTGCCTGTTTATGCACCAGCGCAGTTTATCCCGGTAAAAGGGAAAGGTAGCCGAGTATGGGATCAGCAGGGCACGGAATACATTGATTTTGCTGGCGGGATCGCGGTTACTGCCCTTGGCCACTGCCATCCGGCGCTAGTGGCGGCCCTGCATCAGCAGGGTGAGACGTTATGGCATACCAGTAATGTATTCACCAACGAGCCAGCGCTGCGTTTGGCGCAAAAACTGATTGCCGCCACCTTTGCCGATCGGGTGTTTTTCGCCAATTCGGGCGGTGAAGCGAATGAAGCGGCATTTAAGTTGGCCCGTCATTACGCCATTGAGCGCCATAGCCCGTATAAAACCAAAATCATTGCTTTCCATAATGCATTCCATGGTCGCACCTTGTTTACCGTATCCGTCGGTGGTCAGCCAAAGTACTCCGATGGTTTTGGCCCGAAACCGGCCGACATCATCCATGTGCCGTTTAATGATCTGGCCGCAGTGAAAGCGGTGATGGATGACCACACCTGCGCGGTGGTGCTGGAGCCGATCCAAGGGGAGGGCGGGATTACCGCCGCGACACCTGAGTTCCTGCAAGGTGTGCGCGAGCTTTGTACTCAACACAAGGCACTGTTGGTGTTCGACGAAGTGCAAAGTGGCATGGGCCGTAGCGGCAAGTTGTTCACCTATATGCACTATGGCGTGACGCCGGATATCCTCACTACGGCGAAAGCCTTGGGTGGCGGGTTCCCGATCAGTGCGATGCTGACCACCGAAGAGATTGCCTCGGTGATGGCCGTCGGCACCCACGGCACCACTTATGGTGGTAATCCTCTGGCTTGTGCAGTTGCTGAAGCCGCGCTGGATGTGATTAATACCCCAGAGGTCCTTGAGGGTATTGAACAGCGCCATGGCCTGTTTGTGCAGGCGCTGGAAGTGATTAACCGCAAGTACTCGGTGTTTAGTGATATCCGTGGCATGGGGCTGCTGATTGGTGCTGAGTTAGCACCGCAATACCGTGGCCGGGCGCGGGAGTTCCTGACCGCAGCGGCGGCAAATGGGTTGATGATCCTCAATGCCGGGCCAGATGTATTGCGCTTAGCGCCTTCGCTGGTGATTGAGTTGGATGATATCCAGCAAGGAGTGGCGCGTTTAGAGAGCGCTATCGCCAGCCTGGTGAATGAGAGCTAA
- a CDS encoding aminodeoxychorismate synthase component II produces MLLLIDNYDSFTYNLYQYFCELGVAVVVKRNDEVQLADIERLSPSHLVISPGPCTPNEAGISLAAISHFAGKLPILGVCLGHQALGQAFGARIVRARQVMHGKTTAICHNNQGVFQGLNQPLTVTRYHSLVIDADSLPACFELTAWTEREGAMDEIMGIRHRTLPLEGVQFHPESILSEQGHQLLANFLKN; encoded by the coding sequence ATGCTGTTATTAATCGATAATTACGATTCATTTACCTACAACCTCTACCAGTATTTTTGTGAACTGGGGGTTGCGGTGGTGGTTAAACGTAATGATGAGGTGCAACTGGCTGATATTGAACGGTTATCGCCATCACATTTGGTGATCTCGCCCGGCCCTTGCACGCCGAATGAGGCGGGGATTTCGTTGGCGGCTATCAGCCATTTTGCCGGTAAATTACCAATACTGGGGGTTTGCCTGGGCCATCAGGCGCTAGGGCAAGCTTTTGGTGCGCGTATTGTGCGGGCGCGGCAGGTGATGCATGGCAAGACCACCGCGATTTGCCATAATAATCAAGGGGTTTTCCAAGGGCTGAATCAGCCGCTGACGGTGACTCGCTATCACTCATTAGTCATTGACGCCGATTCACTACCCGCCTGTTTTGAGCTGACCGCATGGACGGAGCGAGAGGGCGCAATGGATGAAATCATGGGTATCCGCCATCGCACCTTGCCACTGGAGGGCGTGCAGTTTCATCCGGAGAGCATTCTCAGCGAGCAGGGACATCAATTATTGGCTAATTTCCTTAAAAATTAG
- a CDS encoding helicase HerA-like domain-containing protein: MSETLLIGKAVPAQDLVILSALANRHGLITGATGTGKTVTLQKMAEQFSRIGVPVFLADVKGDLSGIGAEGVASEKLQSRLAAIGVTDWQPQACPIVPWDIFAEKGHPIRATISDLGPLLLGRLLDLNDVQSGVLQLVFKIADDNGLLLLDMKDLRAIVQFVGDNAKQFRTQYGNITPASIGAIQRGLLTLEEQGANQFFGEPMLDIHDLMQTDSNGQGVINLLAADRLINQPKLYAVFLLWLLAELFEQLPEVGDVEKPKLVFFFDEAHLLFTDAPTALVDKVEQVVRLIRSKGVGIYFVTQNPLDIPDKILGQLGNRVQHALRAFTPRDQKAVKAAAQTMRANPAFSAEQVITELAVGEALISFLDEKGRPNVVARGMVIAPQSKMGALDAAARNHAINHSPLYGRYEEMVDRESAYEKLSAGGFSTMGSAAPGEAAAPQQPTEQQSGGGLMGGLNDLLFGSTGPRGGKRDGIVQTAAKSMARDLGRQILRGVLGSITGGRKR, encoded by the coding sequence ATGAGCGAAACATTACTTATCGGGAAAGCTGTGCCGGCACAAGATTTGGTGATTTTATCGGCACTGGCAAACCGCCATGGCTTGATTACCGGGGCGACGGGGACTGGTAAAACCGTCACTTTGCAAAAGATGGCCGAGCAATTCTCCCGCATTGGTGTGCCGGTGTTTCTGGCGGATGTGAAAGGGGATCTCTCCGGCATTGGTGCTGAAGGTGTCGCTTCGGAGAAACTGCAATCCCGCCTGGCGGCGATAGGTGTCACTGACTGGCAGCCGCAGGCATGTCCGATTGTGCCGTGGGATATTTTCGCGGAAAAAGGTCATCCAATCCGCGCCACCATCTCTGACCTTGGCCCCCTGCTGCTGGGCCGTCTGCTTGATCTAAATGATGTGCAAAGCGGCGTACTGCAATTAGTGTTTAAAATCGCGGACGACAACGGCCTACTACTGCTGGACATGAAAGATCTCCGCGCCATCGTGCAATTCGTCGGCGACAATGCCAAACAGTTCCGCACCCAATATGGCAATATCACCCCCGCTTCGATTGGGGCCATTCAGCGGGGTCTACTGACCTTAGAAGAGCAGGGGGCGAATCAATTCTTTGGTGAGCCGATGCTGGATATTCACGATTTAATGCAGACCGACAGCAATGGGCAGGGGGTTATCAACCTGCTGGCGGCGGATCGGCTGATCAATCAGCCCAAGTTATATGCCGTTTTCCTGCTTTGGCTGTTGGCAGAGCTGTTTGAGCAGCTTCCGGAAGTGGGTGATGTCGAAAAACCTAAACTGGTCTTCTTCTTTGACGAGGCCCACTTGCTCTTCACCGATGCCCCTACGGCACTGGTGGATAAAGTTGAGCAAGTGGTGCGGCTGATTCGCTCAAAAGGCGTCGGCATCTATTTCGTGACACAAAACCCGCTAGATATTCCAGATAAGATCCTGGGCCAGCTGGGCAACCGCGTGCAACATGCGCTGCGTGCCTTTACCCCGCGCGACCAAAAGGCGGTGAAAGCGGCGGCACAAACCATGCGCGCTAACCCCGCTTTCAGTGCTGAACAAGTGATTACCGAGTTGGCTGTCGGTGAAGCGCTGATCTCCTTCCTCGACGAGAAAGGGCGGCCCAATGTGGTGGCGCGAGGCATGGTTATCGCCCCACAATCAAAAATGGGAGCATTGGATGCAGCAGCACGTAATCACGCCATCAATCATTCCCCACTCTATGGCCGCTATGAAGAGATGGTCGACCGCGAATCTGCCTATGAGAAATTATCCGCAGGCGGCTTCTCCACGATGGGGAGTGCAGCACCTGGGGAGGCGGCGGCCCCTCAGCAACCCACTGAACAGCAAAGTGGCGGCGGTTTGATGGGGGGGCTAAATGATTTACTGTTTGGTTCTACTGGCCCACGGGGCGGCAAGCGTGATGGAATTGTCCAAACCGCCGCCAAAAGCATGGCACGCGACTTGGGTCGACAAATTCTGCGCGGCGTTCTGGGGTCAATTACCGGTGGGCGTAAGCGCTAG